One genomic window of Methanosarcina acetivorans C2A includes the following:
- a CDS encoding DUF7557 family protein, with the protein MSEATTIPVTKDVRDRLKKYGMKGETYNEILKRLMDEVDYEAFMERQYKKLEEKDKFVSLDEV; encoded by the coding sequence ATGAGTGAAGCTACCACAATTCCGGTCACAAAAGACGTAAGAGACAGGCTAAAGAAGTATGGCATGAAAGGGGAAACCTACAACGAAATTCTCAAGCGCCTGATGGATGAAGTTGATTATGAGGCATTCATGGAGCGCCAGTACAAAAAACTTGAAGAAAAAGATAAGTTTGTAAGCCTGGATGAAGTCTGA
- a CDS encoding retron St85 family RNA-directed DNA polymerase — MENKLTEDEKLQILFKNYTEEGIIPNLTEEEYEEQFKSFKRLKSKNLPYIYDINHFCKLTNSSLKQVNLFLSNKKKGYITFKLPKKNGDFREINAPSKKMKYIQRWILDNILYKLNSGDYAHGFIPGKTIFTNAKVHVNQDLVLGVDIKDFFPSINFRSVYYVFKSAGYTKKIAWTLADLCTYHWKLPQGAPTSPMLANLVALKLDKKIAKYCARRNFRYSRYADDVTISGSYKLPMHKEKIIGIIEDDGFVVNHEKTRMFSKGSRQKVTGLVVNDKVSIGRNKKKNLKAIVNNIQTNGPVAENRSNDPFFRERIFGHLGCANAVDPEFATPLIESLKKIDWSEYNEHIKEIKESEINTNQLKRVSKTILVKFDELGFFTKIVELPEGAFTEEFKKQLNNLKEKCSTKIHGVEACSDCLDVKNEIYKKCMKYIIGHYTGTTGGHHHGHEIYDMKATTEFYGDTIAVAFVMKSSDISDKNERRKNTDSENSTFRQFFKCTCYEDLDLISIVTNFNLNNELCEELKIMMRNNNKAKEKDQFYCLIMRDEMKRILYDFNKNCG; from the coding sequence GTGGAAAATAAACTAACAGAAGATGAAAAATTACAAATCTTGTTTAAAAATTACACAGAAGAAGGCATAATTCCAAACCTAACTGAAGAGGAATACGAAGAACAATTCAAGTCCTTCAAACGATTAAAATCAAAAAATTTACCTTACATATATGACATCAACCACTTTTGCAAACTAACAAATTCTTCGCTTAAACAAGTTAATCTTTTTCTGTCAAACAAAAAGAAAGGATATATTACATTTAAACTACCTAAGAAAAATGGGGATTTTAGGGAAATCAATGCACCATCTAAAAAAATGAAATATATTCAAAGATGGATTTTAGACAATATTTTATATAAGTTAAATTCTGGCGATTACGCACATGGATTCATTCCTGGTAAGACGATTTTTACTAATGCTAAAGTGCATGTAAATCAAGATCTGGTATTAGGTGTCGACATTAAAGATTTTTTCCCAAGCATAAATTTCAGATCTGTTTATTATGTATTTAAATCGGCTGGGTATACTAAAAAAATTGCTTGGACACTTGCTGATCTTTGTACTTATCATTGGAAATTACCTCAGGGTGCACCTACAAGTCCAATGTTAGCCAACTTGGTCGCTTTAAAACTTGACAAAAAGATAGCAAAATATTGTGCAAGACGAAATTTTAGGTATTCAAGATATGCAGATGATGTCACGATTTCTGGCTCATATAAGCTTCCCATGCACAAAGAAAAAATTATTGGGATCATTGAGGATGATGGATTTGTTGTGAATCATGAAAAAACTAGAATGTTTTCAAAAGGCTCAAGACAAAAAGTTACAGGGTTAGTGGTCAACGACAAAGTTAGTATTGGTAGGAACAAGAAAAAGAATCTAAAAGCAATTGTTAATAATATCCAAACTAATGGTCCAGTTGCAGAAAATAGATCAAATGATCCTTTTTTTAGAGAAAGAATATTTGGACACTTAGGATGTGCCAATGCGGTTGATCCTGAATTTGCGACACCTTTAATAGAATCACTTAAAAAAATTGATTGGTCCGAATATAATGAACATATAAAAGAAATAAAAGAGAGCGAAATTAACACAAATCAGTTGAAAAGAGTGTCTAAAACTATTTTAGTTAAATTTGATGAATTAGGATTCTTTACAAAGATTGTAGAACTTCCAGAAGGTGCATTTACAGAAGAGTTTAAAAAACAGTTGAACAACCTGAAAGAAAAATGTAGTACGAAAATACACGGGGTTGAAGCTTGTAGCGACTGTTTGGATGTTAAAAATGAAATATATAAGAAATGTATGAAATACATTATAGGTCATTATACTGGAACGACGGGTGGACATCATCATGGTCATGAAATTTATGACATGAAAGCTACTACTGAGTTTTATGGTGATACCATAGCTGTAGCATTTGTTATGAAATCAAGTGATATATCAGACAAGAATGAAAGGAGAAAAAATACTGATAGCGAAAACAGTACATTCAGACAGTTTTTTAAATGTACATGCTATGAAGATTTGGATTTAATTTCGATAGTAACTAATTTCAATCTGAACAATGAATTATGTGAAGAATTAAAAATAATGATGAGAAATAATAATAAGGCCAAAGAAAAAGATCAATTTTATTGTCTAATTATGAGAGACGAAATGAAGAGAATATTATATGATTTTAATAAAAATTGTGGATAA